The genomic DNA TATTATCGTAGATTGGAGGAATAACGACGATGGAAAGCAAGTCACGGAAAGTACGACCGATTAAGACGGCAAGATAAAAGCCCGCAGGGTGCGTGCTCTAGCGGTCGTTTGTTTTCAATGAGTTATGTGGAAATTTCACAATGTTTGAATATTCACCCCACCTTGTGGCGATGACGATTTCTGAATGTTTTCGGTGGCTTAACGCAATGTGCGGTGCGCGGGCAACGACAGGTTGGAGCCTGGAAGGGGCGAGTTCGGAGTGCCGGCGCCTGGTTCGGCCCCGGAGGCCATCCATCCTGACATGAATGCGCGAGCCATCGTGTTACGGTGGTCAAGTTCGCGATTTCGGATATGCCCTAGGGCTGAAACGAAGAGGAGAGATCACCACGACCGGCATCAACCGCCGCGCCTTGCTCGCCCACTCTGGCGCCGCCGTTTTGGGTTCGACACTGACGGCGACGGCTTATACCGCAAGGGGAGTGCGTCGAGACCCAGCAATAACGAACAAATTGCAGGCGTTGCTTGAAGCGCACATGACGGCATACGCCGCGTTCGGCAAGGCGATGCATGAAGTGGGTGGCAGCAGTGGCGACCACGACAGAGCCAGCCGGCAAGAGGAAGGGACGTTACTGGCCATTTGCGCCTATCCTGCGGTCAGCCGAGGGGATCGCTTGGCCAAGGCCCGATATCTTTTGGAGATCGAGGCGCGTGGCGAGCTCGACCTACCAGAACACATTCAGGCTCTTCTACGTTCGACAATTTCGGAGATATGACCGACTGCGCCAGTCGCCTCCGTCAAATCGACCGAAGGCCGCCGGCTAGCAAAAGCGCGTTGGCGCTTTTACGATGTCCGCTTTGCGCCTCAAAGTCGCCGTTGAAGCCCGCTCTTCCCATTCGTGAAAACTGACATTCTTGGGGGAGCGCTCGACGGCTGTGCGACTCTCGTCGAGACATAACCGTCGCATAAAACTGTACAATATCTGTGTCCCGGTCAGCTGAAGCCATCAAGCCTACAGGCACGTTTATGAGCCCTATTCGGGGCGCTTCAAAAGGCGATCTTTCGGCTCGAAGACGGCCGGCCGGAAGACGTCGGCGATGATTGCGAATGCCCCGCTTGAGGCAGTCACCACAAACTCCACTCGACGGCCGGTATTATTTGTATCTATATCCGCCGGCATTTTTTCGAACTACGAGATCCCAATCACATCCTTTATGCATGATGCTTGCCGCTGGCCTGAAGCGTATGCACGCCTGGATCAAACGGCTGGGAACAATAAGCCAGCAAAGGGAGGAACATGTGAGACGTCTACTGATTACCTTATCCGCCGGTGCAATTTGCGCTTTCCTGAGCGGCGGAGTTTCGCACGCTGCGTGTGGTGACGTTACGTTGGCGCTCTTCAGCTGGCAGTCGGCCGAGGCGAACGCCTACGTTGATCAGCTCATCCTCAACAATGGCTACGGATGCAATGCGACCACTGTCGCAGGGGACACGGTTCCGACGGTAACTTCGATGATTGAAAAGGGCCAGCCGGATATCGCTCCGTCTGTGGTTGTTACCCTGTTGGGTGATTTCTACGCCAAAGGCGCCGATGAGGGACGGGTCAAGCGGATTGGAACCGGAATCAGCGACGGATCGGTTTCAGGCTGGTGGATTCCGAAATATGTCATCGACGCTCATCCCGATATCAAAACTGTAGATGATGCCTTGAAGCATCCAGATCTGTTCCCGTCCCCCGAAGACCCATCGAAGGGCGGCATCATCCAAGGCCCGCAAGGCTGGGGCGATACGGTGATAACATCGCAGTTGTTCAAGGCATTTGAAGCCGACAAGAAGGGGTTCGTACTCGTGCCGAGCGGATCTGCGGCCGCGCTCGACGGTGCGATCGCGAAAGCCTACGAGCAGAAGCACGGCTTCATTGCGGCCTACTGGGCTCCGACGTCATTGCTGGTGAAATATCCCATGGTACGCCTGGACGGACCTGCGCACGATGATGCGGAGTGGGCACGCTGCACTGCGAAGCAGGATTGCCCGGATCCGAAGCCGAATTACTGGAAGGCCTCGGAAGAAATCACTTTGGCCTCCGACAAGTTCTTGAAGCGTGACGACGTGGCCCCGGCAAAAGACTATTTTGCCAAACGCAGTTGGAGCCAAGCCGAAGTCGGCAAGGTGATGCTGTGGATGACCGAAAACCAGGCCAACGGCGAGGATGGTGCCAAGTGGTTTATCAAGAACATGCCGGAAGTCTGGACGAAATGGGTCCCGGCTGACGTGGCCGAAAAGGTCAAGGCTGCATCGAATTAGCGTTTGTCCAACATGGAGGCTTCGGATTTTACTCCGAAGTCTCCTCTGAATATATGCTGTAGCGTTGCTGGCAAGAGCGACATCTGGCACGAATTACTGCTGTCGTTGACATTGTGTTGCTGCTACTTACTGTCTCCGCGGCGAAACTTAGCTGGACATCGCGATATGGATTGGCTGTTCAAATTTCCCCAATTGGATCCTGAGGTTCTGCTAGCCATCAAACGGGCTGTCGACGGTTTTCTCCGTGGCCTGACGCGCTCATATGGAGATGCAATCGAAAGTTTCTTCTACCCGCTGCAGCGCATCCTGATTTTTTTCGAAGGAGCCATTTCGAACGCACCTTGGGCCCTTGTGATCATCGCGTTGGCAACGATTGCATGGTTCGCAGCGCGCAGGTGGACGGTGGTTTTGGCCGTCGTTGGAACGCTGATTGCCATTGGTCTTCTTGGCCTGTGGCAGGATGCAATGAAGACGATCTCTCTCGTCCTTACGGCAACTATTTTCTCTATTGCGATTGGTATGCCACTCGGCATCCTGATGAACCGCTACAAGCGCGTGGGCGGGGTCATGCAGACGGTGCTCGACGTCATGCAGACGATGCCGCCCTTCGTCTATCTCATTCCGGTCGTCATGCTGCTCGGCATCGGCCGGGTGCCGGGCTTCATCGCGGTGGTGATCTACGCCATCCCGCCGATCATCCGCCTCACCGACCTCGGCATCCGGCTGGTCGACAAGGAGGTGCTGGAAGCCGCCGACGCCTATGGCTGCTCACGCTCGCAAAAGCTCTGGAAGGTGCAGATCCCGCTCGCCATGCCGACGATCATGGCCGGCATCAACCAGACCATCATGATGGCGCTCGGCATGGTGGTCATCGCCTCGATGATCGGCGTGCAAGGGCTTGGCCTGAACGTCCTGCAGGCTATCGCCAACCAGTATTTCACGCAAGGCATCTTCAACGGCTTTGCCATCGTCGGCATCGCAATCATTTTCGACCGCATCAGTCAGGCGTACGGACACCGGCTGCAGAAGCATCGGGGTGCAACGCATGAGTAAGGGCGACGCGTCGATCCAGATCCGTGACCTCTACAAGATCTTCGGCGGCGCTCCGCGGCAGTACGTCCAAGCTGTCCGCGATGGGATGTCGAAATCTGAACTCGGCAAGTTGCATGGCCATATCCTTGGCCTGAACAACATCAATATCTCCATGCCGGCCGGCAAGATCCAGGTCGTCATGGGATTGTCCGGCTCCGGCAAGTCGACGCTAATCCGGCACATCAATCGCCTGATCGAGCCAACCTCGGGCTCTATCATAATCGACGGTCGCAACATTCTCGAAATGTCTGAGTTGGAACTGAGGGAATTCCGCCGCAATCATACGGCGATGGTGTTCCAGCGATTTGGATTGCTGCCGCACCGGACCGTCATCGACAACGTCACATTCGGTCTGGAGGTGCGTGGGATCGAAAAGACAAAGTGCCGTGCCATTGCCATGCGCTGGATCGAGCGGGTAGGCTTGGTGGGGTTTGAGCTGCGCTACCCGAACGAATTGTCAGGTGGCATGCAGCAGCGGGTAGGCCTTGCGCGCGCGCTTAGCAATGACGCCTCGATCCTGCTGATGGACGAGGCCTACTCGGCTCTCGATCCGCTGATCAGAACCGATATGCAGACCATGCTTCTGGAATTGCAGGCGGAGCTCAAGAAGACCATCGTCTTCATCACCCACGATCTCGACGAAGCCTTGAGAATTGGCGATCGGATCGTGATCTTGCGGGACGGCTCCATCATCCAGCAGGGCGACAGCCAGGACATTCTTTTGCGTCCTGCCGACGACTACATCCAAAGATTTGTGAAGGACGTCAATCGCGGCCGCTTCATCAGGATCGATGCCGTCATGGATCCCACCACCACGGCGATGGAGAACGGATCTCTGCCTAAGCTGAAGTCTGGCTCGACGCTAGAGATCGCCGCCAAAGAGCTTACCAACTCCTCGTGCGACGCCGGTATCGTCACAGGCGACGGCGGGCAGCCACTCGGCGTAGTTTCCCTGCGGCAAATCACGGCGGCGCTTTCGTCGGCGGTTGAGACGGAAGCTCCCGTTCGAGGCGATATTCGAGTCTAAAGCTGCAAGGAATCTGATCGAGCCGGAGGGGATCTGCATCGAATCGCGAACTGCTTGTGTGGCTATCCCGTCCCTGGAAATTCCCGACGCTTACATGGCGGTGGGAAACCAGGTCCGGTGACTACAACCGGGCGTTCGACTTCCGATTGGGGACGAAGCTGATGCGGATCCTTTAATTTCTCAGAACTTACTTACGACCATCGAGAGGCCATACATATGATGCTCCAGAAATTTAGAATAGCGTCGATAGATGCTTGGCGAATTCCGACCATTTCGGTGAAGGAGACATGGGATACTGAAAGTTCACCTTGGCCAACGATCCCGATAAATTTTCTGATCAAGGTGACTTTGGAGTCGGGAGAGTGTGGTGTCGGCGAAGTCTCCTCTCAGTTGTGGTATCTGAACGAGACCCCGGAACAAATCGTCAGCGCGATTCGACAATACGACAGCGCTCTCCGTGGTATCGATGCGACCAATTTGTTCGTCTGCCACGAGCTTATGCTCAAGTGTTATGCGGGAGGCGCACCAGGGGCCCGGAGCGCCCGGTCCGGTGTAGACATGGCTCTCTGGGATTTAACTGGAAAGCTTGTCGGGATGCCGGTCTACAAACTGATGGGCGGAGGACACTCGGGTGGAATCCCCGTGATGTTCTGTACCTATCAAGATAGCGCAGAACTTGTTTCCAGAGATTGCAAGAAGGCGATCGACGAGGGTTATCAAGCGATAAAGGTCAAAGTTGGCGACAAGCTCTTGAGCGCAGGGTGGAGTTACGGAAATCTGGTGAGCGAAGCAGAAAAGCTTGCGGCAGCGCTGGAGGTCATTCCGAGCAACATTATGGTGGATGCGGATGCGAACCAAGCCTGGTGGAATGCAGGGGCCACAATTTCCACCCTCCGTCCCCTGAGTAAGTACCGCAATCTCTCGATTGAGCAGCCTTTGGGCTACGACGACATCACTGGGTCGGCCCACGTCAGGAAGACAGCGGGGATACCCGTCATTCTCGACGAATCGGTTTGGTCAGCTGAGGCGATGGTTCAAATTGTTCAGGCGCAAGCATGCGATCGCATCGTTTGCAAGTTGAACCGCCTCGGGGGGTTGTTCGAGGCGCGAAAAATCATCTCAATCTGTGAGGCGGCCGGAATAGGCGTCAGCGTCGATACGGCGCCCTTTACCTTGTTGGGCGATACAGCTGTTTTTCACACAGCCGCCTCTTGCCGAACGGTCTTCCCCGTCGATGAGGGCCACCTTTCGATGGTGCACGTAGCCGGCCACTCGCCGTTTACGAGAGGGGTTGAGATCAAGGAAGGATTTGCATCGTTGCCTGAAGAGCCCGGGTTGGGAGTGGAAGTCGATTGGGAGATCGTAAAGAGCTGGCAGACATAGGTCGCTCGCTGTCGGGCCGTGGAAATAGAACGGCCCGCGCCGCGCTGATAGTCGTGATGGTGCCTCGGCCGCACGCCTGCTTGGACAGCGAAGGCCGACTTGTCCGAACCATAAGGGCATTCATCCTATGGAGTCGCGCGCCTGGGACCGTTGGGCGAATTTGACGCCCTGGTGAACAACCCCGCACTGAGTTCTCTGTCGATCCAGAGCCACGTGCTTGGCAAGAGGCATGGCTTCGGGATACAGGGAACGTGCGGCTGTGGCCGACATTCCGATCGGCAAGATCGCTGATCCAACGAGCATCGCTGAGATTGTGGTGTTCGTGCTGCGCTCGT from Mesorhizobium sp. M1E.F.Ca.ET.045.02.1.1 includes the following:
- a CDS encoding glycine betaine ABC transporter substrate-binding protein, which gives rise to MITLSAGAICAFLSGGVSHAACGDVTLALFSWQSAEANAYVDQLILNNGYGCNATTVAGDTVPTVTSMIEKGQPDIAPSVVVTLLGDFYAKGADEGRVKRIGTGISDGSVSGWWIPKYVIDAHPDIKTVDDALKHPDLFPSPEDPSKGGIIQGPQGWGDTVITSQLFKAFEADKKGFVLVPSGSAAALDGAIAKAYEQKHGFIAAYWAPTSLLVKYPMVRLDGPAHDDAEWARCTAKQDCPDPKPNYWKASEEITLASDKFLKRDDVAPAKDYFAKRSWSQAEVGKVMLWMTENQANGEDGAKWFIKNMPEVWTKWVPADVAEKVKAASN
- a CDS encoding proline/glycine betaine ABC transporter permease encodes the protein MDWLFKFPQLDPEVLLAIKRAVDGFLRGLTRSYGDAIESFFYPLQRILIFFEGAISNAPWALVIIALATIAWFAARRWTVVLAVVGTLIAIGLLGLWQDAMKTISLVLTATIFSIAIGMPLGILMNRYKRVGGVMQTVLDVMQTMPPFVYLIPVVMLLGIGRVPGFIAVVIYAIPPIIRLTDLGIRLVDKEVLEAADAYGCSRSQKLWKVQIPLAMPTIMAGINQTIMMALGMVVIASMIGVQGLGLNVLQAIANQYFTQGIFNGFAIVGIAIIFDRISQAYGHRLQKHRGATHE
- a CDS encoding betaine/proline/choline family ABC transporter ATP-binding protein (Members of the family are the ATP-binding subunit of ABC transporters for substrates such as betaine, L-proline or other amino acids, choline, carnitine, etc. The substrate specificity is best determined from the substrate-binding subunit, rather than this subunit, as it interacts with the permease subunit and not with substrate directly.) — protein: MSKGDASIQIRDLYKIFGGAPRQYVQAVRDGMSKSELGKLHGHILGLNNINISMPAGKIQVVMGLSGSGKSTLIRHINRLIEPTSGSIIIDGRNILEMSELELREFRRNHTAMVFQRFGLLPHRTVIDNVTFGLEVRGIEKTKCRAIAMRWIERVGLVGFELRYPNELSGGMQQRVGLARALSNDASILLMDEAYSALDPLIRTDMQTMLLELQAELKKTIVFITHDLDEALRIGDRIVILRDGSIIQQGDSQDILLRPADDYIQRFVKDVNRGRFIRIDAVMDPTTTAMENGSLPKLKSGSTLEIAAKELTNSSCDAGIVTGDGGQPLGVVSLRQITAALSSAVETEAPVRGDIRV
- a CDS encoding mandelate racemase/muconate lactonizing enzyme family protein, which encodes MMLQKFRIASIDAWRIPTISVKETWDTESSPWPTIPINFLIKVTLESGECGVGEVSSQLWYLNETPEQIVSAIRQYDSALRGIDATNLFVCHELMLKCYAGGAPGARSARSGVDMALWDLTGKLVGMPVYKLMGGGHSGGIPVMFCTYQDSAELVSRDCKKAIDEGYQAIKVKVGDKLLSAGWSYGNLVSEAEKLAAALEVIPSNIMVDADANQAWWNAGATISTLRPLSKYRNLSIEQPLGYDDITGSAHVRKTAGIPVILDESVWSAEAMVQIVQAQACDRIVCKLNRLGGLFEARKIISICEAAGIGVSVDTAPFTLLGDTAVFHTAASCRTVFPVDEGHLSMVHVAGHSPFTRGVEIKEGFASLPEEPGLGVEVDWEIVKSWQT